In Bradyrhizobium guangxiense, the following are encoded in one genomic region:
- a CDS encoding ABC transporter permease, with product MSAPLTTPVDVPVAARRLPARTFWGRALRHRSFVLGGMLSLLVLGSALLSLVWTPWSPYEIDIASKLRPPSAAHWLGTDSFGRDIVSLLLAGARSTIMVGVIAVSIGLTFGVTLGLVASARRGWTEEIIMRFSDFTFAFPAVLSAIMLAAVVGPGMVTSIVAIGIFQIPTLTRLTRGSANAIWAREFVLAARAAGKGAFRITIEHVLPNILSILIVQVTIQFALAILAEAALSYLGLGTQPPQPSWGRMLNDAQTLLFQSPMLAVYPGAAIAVAVLGLNLLGDGLRDLLDPRLARER from the coding sequence GTGAGCGCGCCTCTGACCACGCCGGTTGACGTTCCGGTGGCAGCGCGCCGTTTGCCGGCGCGCACGTTCTGGGGCCGCGCGCTGCGCCACCGCAGCTTCGTCCTCGGTGGCATGCTGAGCCTTCTGGTGCTGGGCTCGGCGCTCTTGTCGCTGGTGTGGACGCCGTGGTCGCCGTACGAGATCGATATCGCCTCGAAGCTGCGGCCGCCGTCGGCCGCGCACTGGCTCGGCACCGATTCCTTCGGCCGCGACATCGTCTCGCTGCTGCTCGCCGGCGCCCGCTCCACCATCATGGTTGGCGTCATCGCCGTCAGCATCGGTCTCACCTTCGGCGTCACGCTCGGCCTGGTCGCCTCGGCCCGGCGCGGCTGGACCGAGGAGATCATCATGCGCTTCTCCGATTTCACCTTCGCTTTTCCGGCGGTGCTTTCCGCGATCATGCTTGCCGCGGTCGTGGGACCCGGCATGGTTACCTCGATCGTCGCGATCGGCATCTTCCAGATCCCGACGCTGACCCGGCTGACGCGCGGCTCGGCCAATGCGATCTGGGCGCGCGAATTCGTGCTGGCCGCGCGCGCTGCGGGCAAGGGCGCCTTCCGCATCACCATCGAGCACGTTCTGCCCAACATCCTGTCGATCCTGATCGTGCAGGTCACCATCCAGTTCGCGCTTGCCATTCTCGCCGAGGCCGCTCTGTCCTATCTCGGCCTCGGCACGCAGCCGCCGCAGCCGTCCTGGGGACGGATGCTGAACGATGCGCAGACGCTGCTGTTCCAGTCGCCGATGCTCGCGGTCTATCCGGGCGCTGCGATCGCGGTCGCGGTGCTGGGCCTCAATCTGCTCGGCGACGGATTGCGCGATTTGCTCGATCCACGACTGGCGCGGGAGCGATGA
- a CDS encoding ABC transporter ATP-binding protein — MGQITLQGVQKSFGPVHIIKGADLDIADGSFVVFVGPSGCGKTTLLRLIAGLEDVTGGSILIDGRNVVDTPPAKRGLSMVFQSYALYPHMSVRGNIGFGLKMAGLPKDEINRKVEAAAATLNLTPYLDRKPRELSGGQRQRVAIGRAIVREPKAFLFDEPLSNLDAALRVQMRIEVTRLQKQLGTTAIYVTHDQVEAMTMADKIVVLNGGKIEQYGSPLELYERPANLFVAGFIGSPKMNFVTGENALQRGAATIGVRPEHLKIERDGASGWQGTISVAEHLGSDTFLYVDAGPLGMLTARYVGELSLHAGDRVSLLPDPARIHRFDEAGNALRS, encoded by the coding sequence ATGGGTCAGATCACACTTCAGGGCGTGCAAAAATCCTTCGGTCCCGTGCACATCATCAAGGGCGCCGACCTCGACATTGCCGACGGCTCGTTCGTCGTGTTCGTCGGCCCATCGGGCTGCGGCAAGACCACTCTGCTGCGGCTGATCGCCGGGCTCGAGGACGTCACCGGCGGCAGCATCCTGATCGACGGCAGAAATGTGGTCGATACACCTCCGGCCAAGCGCGGCCTCTCGATGGTGTTTCAATCCTACGCGCTCTATCCGCATATGAGCGTGCGCGGCAATATCGGCTTCGGCCTGAAGATGGCGGGCCTGCCGAAGGACGAGATCAACCGCAAGGTCGAGGCCGCGGCCGCCACATTGAACCTGACGCCCTATCTCGACCGCAAGCCGCGCGAGCTCTCCGGCGGCCAGCGCCAGCGTGTCGCGATCGGCCGCGCCATCGTGCGGGAGCCCAAGGCCTTCCTGTTCGACGAGCCGCTGTCCAATCTCGACGCCGCGCTGCGCGTGCAGATGCGAATCGAGGTGACGCGGCTTCAGAAGCAGCTCGGTACCACCGCGATCTACGTCACCCACGACCAGGTCGAGGCCATGACCATGGCCGACAAGATCGTCGTGCTCAACGGCGGCAAGATCGAGCAATACGGCTCGCCGCTTGAGCTCTACGAGCGGCCCGCCAATCTTTTCGTCGCCGGCTTCATCGGCTCGCCCAAGATGAACTTCGTCACCGGCGAGAATGCCCTGCAACGCGGCGCGGCCACTATCGGAGTCCGGCCGGAGCATCTGAAGATCGAACGCGACGGCGCCAGCGGCTGGCAGGGCACGATCTCGGTCGCCGAACATCTCGGCAGCGACACCTTTCTTTACGTCGATGCCGGCCCGCTCGGCATGCTGACGGCGCGCTATGTCGGCGAATTGAGTCTGCATGCCGGCGACCGTGTCTCGCTGCTGCCAGACCCCGCGCGCATCCATCGCTTCGACGAGGCCGGCAACGCGCTTCGAAGCTGA
- a CDS encoding ABC transporter ATP-binding protein produces MGERSGMPLIEVDNLGVRLNTNRGPAQAVRGVSFSLKRGETLGLVGESGCGKSITAMSLMGLLPDSAVVSGSIKLDGNELAGLPDADYCRLRGNRISMIFQEPMTALNPMHTIGHQVAEPLQRHKKHSAAQARKEAIALLDRVGLPDPAKRIDAYPHQFSGGQRQRITIAMALACEPDLLIADEPTTALDVTIQGQILDLIADLVEERGMSMILISHDLGVIAENVRRMMVMYGGTVVESGPTDEVFRRMGHPYTQGLFRARPKLGARKGTRLKTIAGTVPELADLPSGCRFSDRCPLVIDQCRAALPAMVEVGPGHLVRCIRTDVSMAERVGALTA; encoded by the coding sequence ATGGGCGAACGCTCCGGCATGCCGCTGATCGAGGTCGACAATCTCGGCGTCCGGCTCAATACCAACCGCGGGCCGGCGCAGGCCGTGCGCGGCGTCAGCTTCTCGCTGAAGCGCGGCGAGACGCTGGGACTCGTCGGCGAGTCCGGTTGCGGCAAGTCGATCACTGCAATGTCCCTGATGGGGCTGCTACCCGATAGCGCGGTGGTCTCCGGCAGCATCAAACTGGACGGCAACGAGCTCGCGGGGCTGCCGGATGCGGATTATTGCCGCCTGCGCGGCAACCGCATCAGCATGATCTTCCAGGAGCCGATGACCGCGCTCAATCCGATGCATACGATCGGGCATCAGGTGGCCGAGCCGCTGCAACGTCACAAGAAGCATTCGGCGGCGCAGGCGCGCAAGGAGGCGATCGCCTTGCTCGACCGCGTCGGGCTGCCCGATCCGGCCAAGCGCATCGATGCCTATCCGCACCAGTTTTCCGGCGGCCAGCGCCAGCGCATCACCATTGCCATGGCGCTCGCCTGCGAGCCGGATCTGTTGATCGCGGACGAGCCGACCACCGCGCTCGACGTCACCATCCAGGGCCAGATTCTCGACCTCATCGCCGATCTCGTCGAGGAGCGCGGCATGTCGATGATCCTGATCTCACACGACCTCGGCGTCATCGCCGAGAACGTGCGGCGCATGATGGTGATGTATGGCGGCACCGTCGTCGAGAGCGGGCCGACCGACGAGGTCTTCCGCCGCATGGGCCATCCCTACACGCAGGGCCTGTTCCGCGCCCGGCCAAAGCTCGGCGCGCGCAAGGGCACACGCCTGAAGACGATCGCGGGCACTGTGCCGGAGCTTGCCGATCTGCCGTCCGGCTGCAGATTCTCGGACCGCTGTCCGCTTGTGATCGATCAGTGCCGCGCCGCGCTTCCGGCGATGGTCGAGGTCGGACCCGGACATCTCGTCCGCTGCATCAGGACCGATGTCTCGATGGCGGAACGCGTCGGAGCGCTGACCGCATGA
- a CDS encoding ABC transporter permease, giving the protein MSVFLLRRLVTLLATLVGASLIIFLVLDALPGNAAQMLMGADASADAVRALTVKLGLDQPLAVRYLQWIKGLLVGDLGSSYVYGTPVASLIAERLALTVPLAIMAMTITVTLALSAGIYTAANHNKLGDVGVMSLTQVGIALPNFWFAILLVLLFAVRLQWLSAGGFAGWEDGIWLGVKSLLLPAISLAVVQAAILARVTRSAVLEVLREDFVRTARAKGLGKREVLWSHVLRNAMIPVMTVMGLQFANLLAGTIVIENVFYLPGLGRLIFQSIANRDLIVVRNCVMLLATMVVIVNFVVDVLYAFIDPRIKVHDL; this is encoded by the coding sequence ATGAGCGTATTTCTCCTCCGACGTCTGGTGACCTTGCTGGCGACGCTGGTCGGCGCGTCCCTGATCATTTTCCTGGTGCTGGATGCTCTTCCCGGCAATGCCGCGCAGATGCTGATGGGCGCGGATGCCTCGGCGGATGCGGTGCGCGCGCTCACCGTCAAGCTCGGGCTCGACCAGCCGCTGGCGGTTCGCTATTTGCAATGGATCAAGGGTCTCCTCGTCGGCGATCTCGGCAGCTCCTATGTCTACGGCACGCCGGTCGCCAGCCTGATCGCGGAGCGGCTGGCGCTGACCGTTCCGCTCGCCATCATGGCCATGACGATCACGGTGACGCTGGCGCTCTCGGCCGGCATCTACACCGCCGCCAACCACAACAAGCTCGGCGACGTCGGCGTAATGTCGCTGACGCAGGTCGGCATCGCGCTGCCGAATTTCTGGTTCGCGATCCTGCTGGTGCTGTTGTTCGCGGTGCGGCTGCAATGGCTCTCCGCGGGCGGCTTTGCCGGCTGGGAGGACGGCATCTGGCTCGGCGTGAAGTCGCTGCTGCTGCCGGCGATCTCGCTCGCGGTGGTGCAGGCCGCGATCCTCGCGCGCGTCACGCGTTCGGCGGTGCTCGAAGTGCTGCGCGAGGATTTTGTTCGAACGGCGCGCGCGAAGGGGCTCGGCAAGCGCGAGGTGCTGTGGAGCCACGTGCTGCGCAATGCGATGATTCCGGTCATGACCGTGATGGGGCTGCAATTCGCCAATCTCCTGGCCGGCACCATCGTGATCGAGAACGTGTTCTACCTGCCGGGTCTCGGCCGGCTGATCTTCCAGTCGATCGCCAACCGCGACCTGATCGTGGTGCGCAACTGTGTGATGCTGCTGGCGACGATGGTCGTCATCGTCAATTTCGTGGTCGACGTGCTCTATGCCTTCATCGATCCCCGCATCAAGGTGCACGACCTGTGA
- a CDS encoding FGGY-family carbohydrate kinase — translation MPRAYIGVDVGTTSTRAGVFDEAGTLLATARHPIRIWHEAGDIVEQSSQDIWEACVRSVRAAMADAAIAPDSVGGIGFDATCSLVVLDRQGEPLTVSASGDKQRNVIVWMDHRAVAEARLINETEDAVLRYVGGSISPEMEMPKLLWLKRHLRASFDGAGHFFDLSDYLTWRATGSLQRSTCTVTCKWNYLAHDGGGWSAQFFKRIGLSDFVNEKYARIGTEIVAPGTRLGTGLTRTAAAELGLPAGIPVGASLIDAHAGGIGAIGGRDGAGGASDVCGRLAYIMGTSACIMATTKEPFFVPGVWGPYYSGMVPDFWLNEGGQSAAGAAIDHLLKSHPAHAEASAAARSEGLDLIDFLERRIIARAGNASRAALLARDIHVLPEFIGNRSPYADPDTRAVIAGLDLDTDIASMERLFIAGLCGLAYGLAEVIEAFAAHGVRSSIMIMGGGASRSPLVRQIMADTTGLTVALPQTREPVLLGAAMLGAVAGGAYASIGETMAGMSALGGKSEPTAPDMAAFHTRKRQVYKLLREVDRGSRAAMGGIARG, via the coding sequence ATGCCGCGAGCGTATATCGGCGTCGACGTGGGGACCACGAGCACGCGGGCAGGGGTGTTTGACGAGGCGGGCACGCTTTTGGCCACCGCTCGGCATCCGATCAGGATCTGGCACGAGGCCGGAGACATCGTCGAGCAGTCGTCCCAGGACATCTGGGAGGCCTGCGTCAGATCGGTGCGTGCGGCGATGGCGGACGCAGCGATCGCGCCCGACAGCGTCGGCGGTATCGGCTTTGACGCGACCTGCTCGCTGGTCGTGCTCGACAGGCAGGGCGAGCCGCTTACCGTCAGCGCATCCGGCGACAAGCAACGCAATGTCATCGTCTGGATGGATCATCGCGCCGTTGCCGAGGCGCGGCTGATCAACGAGACCGAGGACGCCGTGTTGCGCTATGTCGGCGGCTCGATCTCGCCCGAAATGGAGATGCCGAAGCTGCTATGGCTGAAGCGACACCTTCGTGCGAGCTTCGACGGTGCCGGCCACTTCTTCGATCTCTCGGATTATCTGACCTGGCGCGCGACCGGCTCGCTGCAGCGCTCGACCTGCACCGTCACCTGCAAATGGAACTACCTCGCCCATGACGGCGGCGGCTGGAGCGCGCAATTCTTCAAGCGCATCGGCCTGTCGGACTTCGTCAACGAGAAATATGCTCGCATCGGCACCGAAATCGTCGCCCCCGGCACGCGGCTCGGCACCGGTCTCACCCGCACCGCCGCGGCCGAGCTTGGCCTGCCGGCGGGCATACCGGTCGGTGCCTCGCTGATCGACGCCCATGCCGGCGGCATCGGGGCGATCGGCGGCCGCGACGGCGCGGGCGGGGCGAGCGATGTCTGTGGCCGCCTCGCCTACATCATGGGAACGTCGGCCTGCATCATGGCGACGACGAAGGAGCCTTTTTTCGTGCCGGGCGTGTGGGGACCTTATTACTCCGGCATGGTCCCGGACTTCTGGCTCAACGAGGGCGGCCAGTCGGCGGCAGGCGCGGCGATCGACCATCTCCTCAAGTCGCATCCGGCTCATGCCGAGGCGAGCGCGGCAGCGCGCAGCGAGGGCCTCGACCTCATCGACTTCCTCGAGCGCCGCATCATCGCGCGCGCCGGCAATGCAAGTCGCGCCGCCCTCTTGGCCCGCGATATCCATGTGCTGCCCGAGTTCATCGGCAACCGTTCGCCTTACGCCGATCCGGACACCCGCGCGGTCATTGCCGGCCTCGATCTCGACACCGACATTGCCTCGATGGAGCGGCTGTTCATCGCCGGCCTGTGCGGGCTCGCCTACGGGCTCGCCGAGGTGATCGAGGCCTTTGCCGCGCATGGCGTGCGCTCCAGCATCATGATCATGGGTGGCGGTGCGAGCCGCAGTCCGCTGGTGCGGCAGATCATGGCGGATACGACCGGCCTCACAGTCGCGCTGCCGCAGACCAGAGAGCCGGTGCTGCTGGGTGCGGCGATGCTGGGGGCGGTAGCGGGCGGCGCCTATGCTTCGATCGGCGAGACCATGGCTGGGATGTCGGCGCTGGGAGGGAAGAGCGAGCCGACCGCGCCCGACATGGCCGCGTTTCACACGCGCAAGCGTCAGGTCTACAAGCTGCTGCGCGAAGTCGATCGCGGCAGCCGTGCCGCCATGGGCGGCATCGCGAGAGGGTGA
- a CDS encoding carbohydrate kinase family protein, which produces MLIACGDALIDFVPTRNAEGREAVMPAVGGSCLNVAIGMARLGAPAGFVGGISTDLFGRMIADHAVASHVDLSLATRSEHQTTLAFVRIVAGESHYAFYDAETATRNWTYRRGTIPFADIEAVHVGSTTLVNDQGAAETKALIADARVASTISFDPNCRPNLVKDKPSYLARMAEFAASADLVKMSDVDFAYLHGDEPYQQRARTLLGQGTSLVVITRGNNGAVAWHAGAGQIEVQAPQVVVADTIGAGDSFQAALLFALHKQGRIARQALKNIGADELRRALSFAAKCAGLTCTRPGADPPWSHEIHWSW; this is translated from the coding sequence ATGCTGATTGCCTGCGGCGATGCGCTGATCGATTTCGTGCCGACGCGTAACGCCGAGGGGCGCGAGGCCGTGATGCCGGCGGTCGGCGGTTCCTGCCTCAACGTCGCGATCGGCATGGCGCGGCTCGGTGCGCCGGCCGGCTTCGTCGGCGGCATCTCGACCGATCTGTTCGGGCGGATGATCGCGGACCACGCCGTAGCCTCGCATGTCGATCTCAGCCTCGCCACTCGCAGCGAACACCAGACCACGCTCGCTTTCGTCCGCATCGTCGCCGGCGAGTCGCACTACGCCTTCTACGATGCCGAGACCGCGACGCGGAACTGGACTTATCGGCGCGGGACGATTCCGTTCGCTGACATCGAGGCCGTCCATGTCGGCTCGACCACGCTGGTCAACGACCAGGGGGCCGCCGAGACCAAGGCGCTGATCGCGGATGCGCGCGTGGCCTCGACGATCTCCTTCGATCCGAACTGCCGACCCAACCTCGTCAAGGACAAGCCGTCTTATCTGGCGCGGATGGCGGAGTTCGCCGCGAGCGCCGACCTCGTCAAGATGTCGGACGTCGATTTCGCCTATCTCCATGGCGACGAGCCCTATCAGCAGCGCGCGCGCACTCTGCTGGGGCAGGGCACCAGCCTCGTCGTCATCACCCGCGGCAACAATGGCGCGGTCGCCTGGCACGCGGGGGCAGGGCAGATCGAGGTGCAAGCGCCGCAGGTCGTGGTCGCCGACACCATCGGTGCCGGCGACAGCTTTCAGGCGGCGCTGCTGTTTGCTCTGCACAAGCAGGGTCGTATCGCCCGGCAAGCATTAAAGAACATCGGTGCCGACGAGCTTCGCCGCGCGCTGTCCTTTGCCGCCAAGTGCGCCGGCCTGACCTGCACGCGCCCGGGCGCCGATCCGCCCTGGAGCCACGAGATCCATTGGAGTTGGTAG
- a CDS encoding amidase, giving the protein MNGDPCLLSATELRGLIAAKRISPVEIISAVLARAEALQPELNCFITLCGEEAMAQARAAERKVMAGEPIGLLHGIPVTVKDIVNTKGVKTTFGAVPYKDNVPNEDAVAVARLRSEGAILIGKTTTPEFGSKCLTDSPLFGRTRNAWDACRSSGGSSGGAAVAVASGIAPLAIATDGGGSTRIPAACNGVVGLKQSNGIIPHSQALDVFGNQTYVTPTTRTVADTALMMQAMAGEDPCDPWSIGLPVPDFVGAIAAGGDLRGQRILYCPTPPGRPVSAEVAANFKAGLDRLAGLGAELEEFSGDGFDIEPIWRAINHTVWRTRFARLAAEHKDELSEAFLKQLALATEVSGVDYQEAMFARTALFRRVESLLARGHILAMPTLTRTALPISQDLFGSIEIDGRHFDSVRPHWFPWTMPFNMTGPPAISVPCGFGRDGLPIGLQLVGRFRGDAELLRVSALFEASSDLLSRRPA; this is encoded by the coding sequence ATGAACGGCGATCCCTGTCTCTTGTCCGCAACCGAGCTGCGCGGCCTCATCGCCGCCAAGCGGATTTCGCCCGTCGAGATCATCAGTGCCGTGCTCGCGCGCGCCGAGGCGCTCCAGCCCGAGCTGAACTGCTTCATTACGCTCTGCGGGGAGGAGGCGATGGCGCAGGCGCGCGCGGCTGAGCGCAAGGTGATGGCGGGTGAGCCCATCGGCCTGCTGCACGGCATCCCCGTCACCGTCAAGGACATCGTCAACACCAAGGGCGTCAAGACCACCTTCGGCGCCGTTCCCTACAAGGACAATGTGCCGAACGAGGATGCGGTCGCGGTGGCGCGGTTGCGCAGCGAAGGCGCGATCCTGATCGGCAAGACCACGACGCCGGAATTCGGCAGCAAGTGCCTGACGGATTCGCCGCTGTTCGGCCGTACCCGCAATGCCTGGGACGCCTGCCGTTCCTCTGGCGGTTCCAGCGGCGGCGCGGCGGTGGCGGTGGCGAGCGGCATCGCGCCGCTTGCGATCGCGACCGACGGCGGCGGCTCGACGCGGATTCCCGCCGCCTGCAATGGCGTGGTCGGCCTGAAGCAGAGCAACGGCATCATCCCGCACAGCCAGGCGCTGGATGTGTTCGGCAACCAGACCTATGTCACGCCGACCACCCGCACCGTCGCCGACACCGCGCTGATGATGCAGGCGATGGCCGGCGAAGACCCTTGCGATCCCTGGTCGATCGGTCTCCCCGTGCCCGATTTCGTCGGCGCGATTGCGGCGGGGGGCGATCTGCGCGGACAACGGATCCTATACTGTCCGACGCCGCCGGGCCGTCCGGTGTCCGCCGAAGTCGCGGCCAATTTCAAGGCCGGCCTCGACCGGCTGGCAGGCCTCGGCGCCGAGCTGGAGGAATTCTCCGGCGATGGCTTCGACATCGAGCCGATCTGGCGCGCCATCAACCACACGGTCTGGCGCACGCGCTTTGCCAGGCTCGCCGCCGAGCACAAGGATGAGTTGAGCGAGGCCTTCCTCAAGCAGCTCGCGCTCGCCACTGAGGTGAGCGGCGTCGATTACCAGGAGGCGATGTTCGCGCGGACCGCGCTGTTCCGCCGCGTGGAATCGCTGCTTGCGCGCGGGCACATCCTGGCGATGCCGACCCTGACGCGTACGGCGCTGCCGATCAGCCAGGATCTGTTTGGCAGCATCGAGATTGATGGCCGACATTTCGACAGCGTTCGGCCGCACTGGTTCCCCTGGACTATGCCGTTCAACATGACCGGCCCCCCCGCCATCAGCGTGCCCTGCGGCTTTGGCCGCGACGGCCTGCCGATCGGGCTCCAGCTCGTCGGCCGTTTCCGCGGCGATGCGGAATTGCTGCGCGTGAGCGCGCTGTTCGAGGCGTCCAGCGACCTTCTGTCCCGCCGGCCGGCTTGA
- a CDS encoding LysR family transcriptional regulator, with protein MDLRRLRYFVAVAEARSIGKAAERLRRAQPPLSVQIRKLEAEIGAPLFRRGTRGMDLTEAGQALLARASEALALAVDGAEAARAVAAGKRGRLSVGYMFVLANAMLPRLIPELRRSVPGVDLEFAELSASTREARVLDRSVTVALCMPAINHPEIQVARIGAQRFMLAMPSSSPLARLGSVPMARLQGRPLIALPHPDHGPASSAVVPLLRRHQVVMPIASRVETVHSAMSLVLAGEGLAILPACAQLGAPRGIVFRPLRDATDSLDIAVCWRRDSQSPLIATFIKCAEKAVARM; from the coding sequence ATGGATCTCCGCCGGCTCCGCTATTTCGTCGCCGTCGCCGAGGCGCGCAGCATCGGCAAGGCCGCCGAGCGGCTGCGGAGGGCGCAGCCGCCGCTCTCGGTCCAGATCCGCAAGCTGGAGGCCGAAATCGGCGCGCCGCTGTTCCGGCGCGGCACCCGTGGCATGGACCTGACCGAGGCAGGCCAGGCGCTGCTGGCGCGCGCAAGCGAGGCGCTGGCGCTGGCCGTCGACGGCGCCGAAGCGGCGCGCGCGGTCGCCGCCGGCAAGCGCGGGCGGCTCTCGGTCGGCTACATGTTCGTGCTGGCGAATGCGATGCTGCCGCGGCTGATCCCCGAGCTGCGCCGCTCGGTTCCCGGCGTCGACCTCGAATTCGCCGAGCTCAGCGCTTCGACGCGGGAGGCGCGGGTGCTCGATCGCAGCGTCACGGTCGCGCTGTGCATGCCGGCCATCAACCATCCCGAGATCCAGGTGGCGCGGATCGGTGCGCAACGCTTCATGCTGGCGATGCCGAGCAGCTCGCCGCTTGCCCGCCTGGGCTCCGTGCCGATGGCGCGGTTGCAGGGCCGGCCGCTGATCGCACTGCCGCATCCGGATCATGGTCCCGCATCGTCCGCCGTGGTCCCCCTGCTGCGCCGCCACCAAGTGGTGATGCCGATCGCGAGCCGAGTGGAGACGGTGCATTCGGCGATGAGCCTGGTTCTGGCTGGCGAGGGCCTTGCCATCCTGCCGGCCTGTGCGCAGCTTGGCGCGCCGCGCGGCATCGTGTTCAGGCCGCTGCGCGATGCCACCGACTCCCTCGACATCGCGGTATGCTGGCGGCGGGATTCCCAGAGCCCGCTGATCGCGACCTTCATCAAATGCGCCGAAAAGGCCGTCGCGCGGATGTGA
- a CDS encoding SDR family NAD(P)-dependent oxidoreductase has product MYLEKFKLNGKTAFITGGGQGIGLGCAEALAEAGARVVIGDRDSKIADSAKASLKAKGFDVETAIMDVTDTKRVAEVANALVARHGKVDILVNNAGIARSETPAETVTDEHWLNVIDVNLNGTFWCCREFGKHMLKAKSGAIVNVGSMSGFIVNKPQEQCFYNASKAAVHHLTKSLAAEWGARGIRVNAVAPTYIETPLNAFVKSNPKMYDAWIGGTPMARMGQVEEIASVVLFLSSEAASLMTGSIVLVDGGYTCW; this is encoded by the coding sequence ATGTACCTGGAAAAATTCAAGCTTAACGGCAAGACCGCGTTCATCACCGGCGGCGGGCAGGGTATCGGCCTTGGCTGCGCGGAAGCGCTGGCTGAAGCCGGCGCCAGGGTCGTCATCGGCGACCGCGACAGCAAGATCGCCGACAGCGCCAAGGCCAGCCTGAAGGCGAAGGGCTTCGACGTCGAGACCGCGATCATGGATGTGACCGACACCAAGCGGGTGGCGGAGGTCGCGAACGCCCTCGTCGCCCGCCATGGCAAGGTCGACATTCTCGTCAACAATGCCGGCATCGCCCGCAGTGAGACCCCGGCCGAGACCGTCACCGACGAGCACTGGCTCAACGTCATCGACGTCAATCTCAACGGCACCTTCTGGTGCTGCCGCGAATTCGGCAAGCACATGCTGAAAGCGAAGAGCGGCGCTATCGTCAATGTCGGCTCGATGTCCGGCTTCATCGTCAACAAGCCGCAGGAGCAGTGCTTCTACAATGCCTCCAAGGCGGCGGTGCATCATCTGACCAAGTCGCTCGCCGCCGAATGGGGCGCGCGTGGCATCCGCGTCAACGCGGTGGCGCCGACCTATATCGAGACGCCGCTTAACGCTTTCGTGAAGAGCAATCCGAAAATGTACGACGCCTGGATCGGTGGAACTCCGATGGCGCGGATGGGACAGGTCGAGGAGATCGCCTCCGTCGTGCTGTTCCTCTCGTCCGAGGCCGCGAGCCTGATGACCGGCAGCATCGTGCTGGTGGATGGCGGTTACACTTGCTGGTAG
- a CDS encoding ABC transporter ATP-binding protein gives MTAVPLLDVRDLEQRYALPRESLFRPPGQVRALNGVSVQIQAGKSLGIVGESGSGKSTFARVVMALERPTSGQVALLGRDLNCLPADELRRARRDFQMVFQDPYGSLDPRQTIARIVAEPLTVLEGADRATFRERVATVLRQVGLRDADMDKYPHEFSGGQRQRIAIARALITQPKLIVADEPVSALDVSVQAQVLNLMQDLQEQFGLSYILISHDLAVVDYLCDEVAVMYLGRIVEQGRPEDLFERCAHPYTRALLEAVPRACAGGVRRRRGGQAIASQSAAVAGCAYVARCPLADQHCREALPALRKVGEGHLAACHRAEAVMALPQAAMEG, from the coding sequence ATGACCGCCGTACCGCTTCTCGACGTGAGGGATCTCGAACAGCGCTACGCCCTGCCGCGCGAGAGTCTGTTTCGCCCGCCGGGCCAGGTGCGCGCGCTGAACGGCGTCAGCGTGCAGATCCAGGCCGGCAAGAGCCTCGGTATCGTCGGCGAATCCGGTTCGGGCAAGTCGACCTTCGCGCGCGTGGTGATGGCACTGGAGCGGCCGACCTCGGGGCAGGTCGCGCTGCTCGGCCGCGATCTCAACTGTCTGCCGGCCGACGAGCTGCGCCGCGCCCGCCGCGATTTCCAGATGGTGTTTCAGGATCCCTACGGCTCGCTCGATCCGCGCCAGACCATCGCCCGCATCGTCGCTGAGCCGCTGACGGTGCTGGAAGGGGCCGACCGCGCCACCTTCCGCGAGCGCGTCGCCACGGTGTTGCGCCAGGTGGGCTTGCGCGATGCCGACATGGACAAATACCCCCACGAATTCTCCGGCGGCCAGCGCCAGCGTATCGCCATTGCGCGCGCGCTGATCACCCAGCCCAAGCTGATCGTTGCCGACGAGCCCGTCTCCGCCCTCGACGTCTCGGTGCAGGCGCAGGTGCTGAACCTGATGCAGGATCTCCAGGAGCAGTTCGGTCTCAGCTACATCCTGATCAGCCATGACCTCGCCGTGGTCGACTATCTCTGCGACGAGGTCGCGGTGATGTATCTCGGCCGCATCGTCGAGCAGGGCCGGCCGGAGGATCTGTTCGAGCGCTGCGCCCATCCCTATACGCGGGCGCTGCTGGAGGCCGTGCCGCGGGCGTGCGCCGGAGGCGTCCGGCGCCGCCGCGGTGGCCAGGCGATCGCCTCGCAATCGGCCGCAGTGGCCGGATGCGCCTATGTGGCCCGCTGTCCGCTTGCCGACCAGCATTGCCGCGAGGCCCTGCCTGCGTTACGCAAGGTCGGCGAGGGACACCTTGCCGCCTGCCATAGGGCGGAGGCCGTGATGGCGTTGCCGCAGGCGGCCATGGAAGGTTAG